The genomic DNA CTACCGCCGCGCTCACAATGAGGGAAACGAGAAGGAGGAAGGCCAGGCCCAGCACCAGCCCGAACGAGAGTAGACGCGTCCGGATGAACCCCCACACGCCGGCCGGCTTCCTGGCCGCCGGCACCTTCCAGATCCGGTCAAGTGCGTTCTGGATCTCGGCGAACACCGTCGTCGCTCCGAAGATCAGGAGAAGTATGCTGGCTATGGCCGCTATCGCGCTTGTTTGCGGCTCGCTTGCGCTCTTGAGCAACCCTTCGACCGCAACGGCCCCCTCCTGACCCATCAGTCCCTGAATCTGCCCGACCACTTCCCCCTGGACGGCCTCTCGGCCGAAAAAGAAGCCGGCCACGGCGATCACCAGTAGCAGCAAAGGCGCAAGCGAGAAAACCGTGTAGTAAGCGATCGCGGCACCCATGCTGGGCGCATAGTCGTCGCTCCATGCCCCAATTGACGTCTTGACGAGGGACCACCACTCTCGGGGGGAAATTGCCATGGGACACCTGGGACGCTAACGGGCTAACTTGCGCACCGCTCATGCCTGAGGCCCGCGCGCCCACCGCGACGGTTCTTGCCCACATCCGAGCTCGGGTGCAGCCTTTGCTTTACCCGGTTGCTGCATTCGCGCGTACTTCGTCCCTTGAAAGGATGCCACATCTCTGGGTTATTCGAGCATCTAAGGATGGCCTAGGCACTGCTCATTGAGAGCTGCTTTCCGTAACGGGTGCACGGTTCCCCTTCACACAAGTTCGCGTTCATTGAAGCTATGACATGCATGCATGCCGCGACATCCCTCTGCGCGCAAAGCCGCCTCGCACGCGGCAACTCTCCCGGATGATCGGTCCTTGCCCGGCGTGTCTGTGAGACTTTACCGACCTACGCGAGGTGGAGGTTCAGCATCGCCCCAGTCGAACCGCCGCGGCGTTCTGCGCCGCCTTGGCCCTGGCCTAGTCACCGGCGCCGCGGATGACGACCCTAGCGGGATTGCAACCTATTCGCAGGCCGGGGCGCAGTTCGGGTTCAACATGCTTTGGACGATCGCCCTCACCTATCCGCTCATGGTGGCCGTGCAACTCGTT from Betaproteobacteria bacterium includes the following:
- a CDS encoding YihY family inner membrane protein — protein: MAISPREWWSLVKTSIGAWSDDYAPSMGAAIAYYTVFSLAPLLLLVIAVAGFFFGREAVQGEVVGQIQGLMGQEGAVAVEGLLKSASEPQTSAIAAIASILLLIFGATTVFAEIQNALDRIWKVPAARKPAGVWGFIRTRLLSFGLVLGLAFLLLVSLIVSAAVAALGTWWGQYFEGQEALLQLVNLVVSLVLSTALFSMIYKLMPRTPIAWRDVWIGATVTAVLFEIGKFLIGLYLGKSGVTSGFGAAGSLAVLLIWVYYSAQIFLLGAEFTRAYALAHGSGHEPSANATSQENRRQRRELRRVAS